In a genomic window of Streptomyces sp. NBC_01231:
- the miaA gene encoding tRNA (adenosine(37)-N6)-dimethylallyltransferase MiaA, producing MRSAPPAPRVIAVVGPTAAGKSDLGVFLAQRLGGEVVNADSMQLYRGMDIGTAKLTPEERAGVPHHLLDIWDITVTASVAEYQRLSRARIDTLLDEGRWPILVGGSGLYVRGAVDNLEFPGTDPDVRARLEDELALRGSGALHARLSAADPEAANAILPSNGRRIVRALEVIEITGRPFTANLPGHDSVYDTVQIGVDVARPELDERIARRVDRMWEAGLVEEVRALEAQGLREGRTASRALGYQQVLAALTGECTMEEARAETIRATKRFARRQDSWFRRDPRVHWLSGAAADLTELPQVALALVERPVTA from the coding sequence GTGAGAAGTGCACCCCCCGCCCCCCGCGTCATCGCCGTCGTCGGACCGACCGCGGCCGGAAAGTCCGATCTGGGCGTGTTCCTGGCCCAGCGGCTCGGCGGCGAGGTCGTCAACGCCGACTCCATGCAGCTCTACCGAGGGATGGACATCGGCACCGCCAAGCTGACGCCCGAGGAGCGTGCAGGCGTACCGCACCACCTCTTGGATATCTGGGACATCACGGTCACCGCGTCCGTCGCCGAGTACCAGAGGCTGTCCCGTGCCCGAATCGACACCCTGCTCGACGAGGGCCGCTGGCCGATCCTGGTCGGCGGTTCCGGTCTGTACGTCCGCGGGGCCGTCGACAACCTGGAGTTCCCCGGCACCGACCCCGACGTCAGGGCCCGGCTCGAGGACGAGCTCGCCCTGCGCGGCTCCGGCGCGCTGCATGCCCGCCTGTCCGCCGCCGACCCGGAGGCCGCGAACGCGATCCTGCCCAGCAACGGCCGCCGTATCGTCCGGGCCCTCGAAGTGATCGAGATCACCGGTCGGCCCTTCACCGCCAACCTCCCCGGCCATGACTCCGTCTACGACACCGTCCAGATCGGCGTCGACGTGGCGCGCCCGGAACTCGACGAGCGCATCGCGCGCCGGGTCGACCGGATGTGGGAGGCCGGGCTCGTGGAGGAAGTGCGCGCACTGGAGGCGCAGGGGCTGCGCGAGGGGCGTACGGCGTCGCGCGCGCTCGGGTATCAGCAGGTGCTCGCGGCGCTCACCGGGGAGTGCACCATGGAAGAGGCGCGGGCCGAGACGATTCGTGCCACCAAGCGCTTCGCGCGCCGTCAGGATTCATGGTTCAGGCGCGATCCGCGGGTGCACTGGTTGAGTGGGGCTGCGGCGGATCTCACAGAACTTCCGCAGGTGGCGCTGGCGCTGGTCGAACGACCGGTTACAGCCTGA
- the rutA gene encoding pyrimidine utilization protein A, translating to MDIGVFIPIGNNGWLISKSSPQYLPTFELNKAVVQKAEEHGFDFALSMIKLKGFGGDTEFWDHCLESFTLMAGLAAVTERIKLYASTPILALPPAIVARMAVTVDSIAPGRFGVNIVTGWAPGEYAQMGLWPGDEHFGNRYARAVEYVTVMKELWSEGVSDFKGEFYEMDDCVLSPRPANGHIDIVAAGQSSTGMRFAAEHADYNFILGSGVNTPLAISGTTAALVEETSRTGRDVGALSLFMVVADETDEAARAKWQDYHDNADHAALAYMAGESATDTTADDSSTARTISLPEGAVNFNMGTLVGSYETVAGMLDEIAEVPGTKGIMLVFDDFLEGLESFGTRIQPLMRSRSGRSTAA from the coding sequence ATGGACATCGGCGTTTTCATCCCCATCGGCAACAACGGCTGGCTCATATCGAAGAGCTCGCCGCAGTACCTGCCGACCTTCGAACTGAACAAGGCGGTCGTGCAGAAGGCCGAGGAACACGGATTCGACTTCGCCCTCTCGATGATCAAGCTCAAGGGGTTCGGCGGCGACACGGAGTTCTGGGACCACTGCCTGGAGTCGTTCACCCTCATGGCAGGCCTGGCCGCCGTGACGGAGCGGATCAAGTTGTACGCCTCCACGCCGATCCTCGCACTGCCGCCGGCGATCGTCGCGCGCATGGCGGTCACGGTCGACTCCATCGCCCCCGGGCGCTTCGGCGTCAACATCGTCACCGGCTGGGCGCCCGGCGAGTACGCGCAGATGGGCCTGTGGCCCGGGGACGAGCACTTCGGCAACCGCTACGCCCGGGCCGTCGAGTACGTCACCGTGATGAAGGAGCTGTGGAGCGAGGGCGTCAGCGACTTCAAGGGCGAGTTCTACGAGATGGACGACTGCGTGCTGTCCCCGCGACCGGCGAACGGGCACATCGACATCGTCGCCGCCGGGCAGAGCAGCACCGGGATGCGGTTCGCCGCCGAGCACGCCGACTACAACTTCATCCTGGGCAGCGGCGTCAACACCCCGCTCGCGATCTCGGGCACCACGGCGGCCCTCGTCGAGGAGACGAGCAGGACCGGCCGCGACGTCGGGGCGCTGTCGCTGTTCATGGTCGTCGCCGACGAGACCGACGAGGCGGCCCGCGCGAAGTGGCAGGACTACCACGACAACGCCGACCACGCGGCACTGGCGTACATGGCGGGGGAGTCGGCGACGGACACGACGGCCGACGACTCCTCCACCGCCCGGACCATCTCGCTGCCCGAGGGCGCCGTGAACTTCAACATGGGCACCCTCGTCGGCTCGTACGAGACCGTCGCGGGCATGCTCGACGAGATCGCCGAAGTCCCCGGCACCAAGGGGATCATGCTCGTCTTCGACGACTTCCTCGAAGGACTCGAGAGCTTCGGCACGCGCATCCAGCCGCTGATGAGGTCCCGGTCGGGACGGTCGACCGCGGCCTGA
- the dapF gene encoding diaminopimelate epimerase: MSTRIAFLKGHGTENDFVIVPDPENTVDLSPAAVAALCDRRAGIGGDGLLHVVRSAAHPEAKDMAAEAEWFMDYRNGDGSIAEMCGNGVRVFARYLQRAGYAGEGDLAIATRGGVKTVHMAKEGDVTVGMGKALLPEGDVTVSVGERNWPARNVNMGNPHAVAFVDDLAHAGSLYDPPPFSPAAAYPDGVNVEFVVDRGPGHVALRVHERGAGETRSCGTGACAVAVAAARRDGADPAVTGTPATYTVDVPGGTLVITERADGEIEMTGPAVIVAEGEIDMEWLGSALH; this comes from the coding sequence ATGAGCACGCGGATCGCCTTCCTCAAGGGGCACGGCACGGAGAACGACTTCGTGATCGTCCCGGACCCCGAGAACACCGTCGACCTGTCCCCGGCCGCTGTCGCCGCCCTGTGCGACCGCCGCGCGGGCATCGGCGGTGACGGTCTGCTGCACGTCGTGCGGTCCGCCGCACACCCCGAGGCGAAGGACATGGCGGCCGAGGCGGAGTGGTTCATGGACTACCGCAACGGCGACGGCTCGATCGCGGAGATGTGCGGCAACGGCGTGCGGGTCTTCGCGCGCTACCTCCAGCGCGCCGGATACGCCGGGGAGGGCGATCTCGCGATCGCCACGCGCGGAGGTGTGAAGACCGTGCACATGGCCAAGGAGGGCGATGTCACGGTAGGCATGGGCAAGGCGCTGCTCCCCGAAGGGGACGTCACGGTCAGCGTCGGCGAGCGCAACTGGCCCGCACGGAACGTGAACATGGGAAACCCGCACGCGGTCGCCTTCGTGGACGACCTCGCGCACGCGGGCAGCCTGTACGACCCACCGCCGTTCAGCCCGGCCGCCGCCTATCCGGACGGGGTCAACGTCGAGTTCGTGGTCGACCGCGGCCCAGGTCACGTGGCCCTGCGCGTGCACGAGCGGGGCGCCGGTGAGACCCGCTCGTGCGGCACGGGCGCCTGCGCGGTCGCCGTGGCCGCAGCCCGTAGGGACGGAGCCGACCCGGCCGTCACCGGCACCCCGGCGACGTACACCGTCGACGTGCCCGGCGGCACCCTGGTGATCACCGAGCGGGCCGACGGCGAGATCGAGATGACCGGCCCCGCCGTGATCGTCGCCGAAGGGGAGATCGACATGGAGTGGCTGGGAAGCGCGCTTCACTGA
- a CDS encoding class III extradiol dioxygenase subunit B-like domain-containing protein, which yields MLVAAAVCPCPPLLVPDIAVGAASELDGARAACTDALGVLAAARPDRLVVVGPADKSGRGPHPQGARGSFQGFGVDLGVRLGTVEGAGDSAGKGAGKGAAEGSGQSEEEGGARNEAPERSLPHSLAVAAWLLERTGWSYAPVEGLGVGEPLAPERCIQVGRDIAAGDERVALLVLGDASACRTLKAPGYFDERAAPFDAEVARALGAADVAALHSLDAELAYELKASGRAPWQVLAGAAEGAGLGGTLLYEDAPYGVGYVVATWS from the coding sequence ATGCTTGTCGCCGCCGCAGTCTGCCCCTGCCCGCCCCTCCTGGTGCCCGACATCGCCGTGGGTGCCGCGTCCGAGCTGGATGGTGCGCGTGCCGCGTGCACGGACGCGCTCGGTGTTCTCGCCGCCGCCAGGCCGGACCGGCTCGTCGTCGTCGGTCCCGCCGACAAGAGTGGACGCGGCCCGCATCCGCAGGGCGCACGGGGATCGTTCCAGGGGTTCGGCGTGGATCTGGGCGTACGCCTTGGGACAGTTGAGGGCGCGGGCGACAGCGCGGGCAAGGGTGCCGGCAAGGGCGCGGCTGAGGGTTCGGGACAGAGTGAGGAAGAGGGCGGGGCGAGGAACGAGGCGCCCGAGCGTTCGCTTCCGCACTCGCTCGCGGTGGCCGCGTGGCTGCTGGAGCGCACCGGGTGGTCCTACGCCCCGGTCGAGGGACTCGGCGTGGGGGAACCTCTCGCGCCCGAGCGGTGTATCCAAGTCGGAAGGGACATCGCCGCTGGGGACGAGCGGGTGGCGCTGCTGGTGCTGGGCGACGCCAGTGCCTGCCGCACGCTCAAGGCCCCCGGCTACTTCGACGAGCGCGCGGCACCCTTCGACGCCGAGGTCGCGCGTGCGCTGGGCGCGGCGGATGTGGCGGCCCTGCACTCACTGGACGCCGAGCTGGCGTACGAACTGAAGGCCTCCGGCCGGGCCCCCTGGCAGGTCCTGGCGGGCGCGGCCGAGGGCGCGGGACTGGGCGGCACCCTGCTGTACGAGGACGCGCCGTACGGCGTGGGATACGTGGTCGCGACCTGGTCCTGA
- a CDS encoding SpoIIE family protein phosphatase yields the protein MNARLALLSTVAPGVTESEVFRLALQHAVGELGALGGTMHLRGPMSALRLVSAVGLPPGLTRSWEIVDQEGPLAPARALHQGSGVWLPMSSGDAAGTSAVARPEADAAGMTWPGTGLAALPVFSGRRSIGALTVLVGERGEPTPDQWDFLRAVVAWTEDRIAQAPPPSGPAQTELSGERLRRALKEVQVGSWDWDVRTGELIWDEAALELYGTRPADFTGKIENWMRIVHPDDLAPTLAAAQRAILDHTVYEAEYRVRRLDGTYGWTQARGRATYDEQGEPLRMIGVGWESNESRTARDALSRALRHMSDGFLAVDDGWRITFANLEAERFLGFSEEELFGRRLWDLPSAREVPGLESRCREAAAEEKPAGFDVHMQDSGQRYHLRLVPGPDGRTLYFTDVTEKRRLAEERQATERAAVERAARIGELTAELATATTSQDVVDVVARRVLPPFAATSLLVQVVEGDRLHHVGAVGYPHDLLDILDSRPRAPRDPAWDAIASGTPLFLSSAREFIARYPELASLVDRSGKQAWAFLPLTASGHTFGVCVVAFDRPRLLTDEERALLTTISALVAQSLERARLYDAEHTRSRELQRSLLPQELPDLPACTAAARYLPAGQGADVGGDWYDIIPLSGGQVALVVGDVMGHGLPEAATMGRLRTAVHTLADLELAPDEIMGHLNDIVSGMGESSYATCLYALYDSTTGVCSVVRAGHPPPALVHPDGSVHFPEPEADPPLGAAEPPFETVELRVPEGSLLVLYTDGLVESSRREIDEGMGELARMLRAAQEDGTAADLERLCDTLTAGLLPVDQQAADDAAFLVARLHSLPSDRMASWPLPGEPRAAGQARRHVREQLTAWNLDDLAPTTELLVSELVGNVVRHARGPVRLRLLYAAELVCEVFDGSQTMPRIRRATETDEGGRGLQLITALSGRWGARYTPTGKCIWTEQPLAGPDDAPDPEANMADISELIPLNAAGFDGDWNALL from the coding sequence ATGAACGCACGGCTCGCTCTGCTCAGCACGGTGGCCCCCGGTGTCACGGAGAGCGAGGTCTTCCGACTGGCGCTTCAGCATGCGGTGGGCGAGCTGGGCGCACTCGGCGGAACCATGCACCTGCGCGGCCCGATGTCCGCGCTGCGCCTGGTGTCGGCTGTCGGCCTCCCTCCCGGTCTCACCCGCTCCTGGGAGATCGTCGACCAGGAGGGACCGCTGGCCCCGGCCCGCGCGCTCCATCAGGGCAGTGGGGTGTGGCTGCCGATGAGCTCCGGCGATGCTGCCGGCACCTCCGCCGTGGCCCGGCCCGAGGCGGACGCCGCCGGCATGACCTGGCCCGGCACCGGCCTCGCCGCCCTGCCCGTGTTCAGCGGGAGACGCAGCATCGGGGCGCTGACCGTGCTGGTGGGCGAGCGGGGCGAGCCCACCCCGGACCAGTGGGACTTCCTCCGGGCCGTGGTCGCCTGGACCGAGGACCGCATCGCCCAGGCGCCGCCGCCGTCCGGACCCGCGCAGACCGAGCTGAGCGGTGAGCGCCTGCGGCGGGCCCTGAAGGAGGTCCAGGTCGGATCGTGGGACTGGGACGTCCGCACCGGCGAGCTGATCTGGGACGAGGCGGCGTTGGAGCTGTACGGCACCCGGCCGGCCGATTTCACCGGCAAGATCGAGAACTGGATGCGGATCGTCCACCCGGACGACCTGGCACCCACGCTCGCGGCGGCGCAGCGGGCCATCCTCGACCACACCGTGTACGAGGCGGAGTACCGGGTGCGGCGCCTGGACGGCACGTACGGCTGGACGCAGGCGCGCGGCAGGGCCACGTACGACGAGCAGGGCGAACCCCTCCGGATGATCGGCGTCGGCTGGGAGAGCAACGAGTCGCGGACCGCCCGGGACGCGCTCAGCCGGGCCCTGCGGCACATGAGCGACGGCTTCCTGGCCGTGGACGACGGGTGGCGGATCACCTTCGCCAACCTGGAGGCGGAACGTTTCCTGGGCTTCTCGGAGGAGGAGTTGTTCGGGCGCCGGTTGTGGGACCTGCCCTCCGCTCGGGAGGTTCCCGGCCTGGAGAGCCGCTGCCGGGAGGCCGCGGCCGAGGAGAAGCCCGCCGGTTTCGACGTGCACATGCAGGATTCAGGGCAGCGGTACCACCTGCGGCTGGTGCCGGGTCCCGACGGACGCACCCTCTACTTCACCGACGTCACCGAGAAGCGCCGGCTGGCCGAGGAGCGTCAGGCCACCGAGCGTGCCGCGGTCGAACGGGCGGCCCGGATCGGGGAGCTGACCGCGGAACTCGCCACGGCGACGACCTCACAGGACGTCGTGGACGTGGTGGCCCGACGGGTGCTGCCGCCGTTCGCCGCCACGAGCCTGCTGGTCCAGGTCGTCGAGGGCGACCGGCTCCACCATGTCGGGGCCGTGGGGTACCCGCACGACCTCCTCGACATCCTCGACAGTCGCCCCCGGGCGCCGCGGGACCCGGCCTGGGACGCGATCGCCTCCGGCACACCGCTGTTCCTGTCGTCGGCACGGGAGTTCATCGCGCGCTACCCCGAACTGGCCTCCCTGGTGGACCGCTCCGGCAAGCAGGCGTGGGCGTTCCTGCCGTTGACGGCATCCGGTCACACCTTCGGTGTGTGCGTCGTGGCCTTCGACCGGCCGCGGTTGCTCACGGACGAGGAACGCGCGCTGCTCACCACGATCAGCGCGCTTGTGGCCCAGTCCCTGGAGCGGGCCCGTCTCTACGACGCCGAGCACACCCGGTCCCGGGAGCTCCAGCGCAGTCTGCTCCCCCAGGAACTGCCCGACCTGCCCGCGTGCACGGCCGCCGCCCGCTACCTCCCGGCCGGGCAGGGCGCGGACGTGGGCGGAGACTGGTACGACATCATCCCGCTCTCCGGCGGACAGGTCGCGCTGGTCGTCGGCGACGTCATGGGTCACGGCCTGCCCGAGGCGGCCACCATGGGCCGGCTGCGCACCGCCGTCCACACCCTGGCCGACCTGGAGCTTGCCCCCGACGAGATCATGGGGCACCTCAACGACATCGTCTCCGGCATGGGCGAGTCGTCGTACGCCACCTGCCTGTACGCGCTCTACGACTCCACCACCGGGGTCTGTTCCGTCGTCCGCGCCGGGCACCCACCGCCCGCCCTGGTCCATCCCGACGGGAGCGTGCACTTCCCGGAGCCGGAGGCCGATCCGCCGCTCGGCGCCGCGGAGCCGCCGTTCGAGACGGTCGAACTGCGCGTGCCCGAGGGCAGCCTGCTGGTGCTCTACACCGACGGTCTGGTCGAGTCTTCGAGGCGGGAGATCGACGAGGGCATGGGGGAGCTGGCCCGGATGCTGCGCGCGGCCCAGGAGGACGGCACCGCGGCGGACCTCGAACGTCTGTGTGACACGCTGACGGCCGGGCTCCTGCCCGTCGACCAGCAGGCGGCGGACGACGCGGCGTTCCTCGTCGCCCGCCTGCACTCCCTGCCCTCCGACCGGATGGCCTCCTGGCCGCTGCCCGGAGAGCCCAGAGCGGCCGGACAGGCCCGCCGTCATGTCCGCGAACAACTCACCGCCTGGAACCTGGACGATCTGGCCCCCACCACGGAGCTCCTGGTCAGCGAGCTGGTGGGCAATGTCGTCCGCCACGCCAGGGGCCCGGTCCGGCTGCGTCTGCTGTACGCGGCCGAGCTGGTCTGCGAGGTCTTCGACGGCAGTCAGACGATGCCGCGCATCCGCCGGGCGACGGAGACCGACGAGGGAGGCCGAGGGCTTCAGCTGATCACGGCGCTCTCCGGCCGATGGGGCGCCCGCTACACACCCACGGGAAAGTGCATCTGGACCGAACAGCCGCTGGCCGGCCCCGACGACGCGCCGGACCCAGAGGCCAACATGGCCGACATATCGGAGCTCATCCCCCTGAACGCGGCCGGGTTCGACGGCGACTGGAACGCGCTCCTGTGA
- a CDS encoding antitoxin, whose translation MGFLDNVKAKISPAKEKVSGLAKQHGDTVERGLDKAAKVVDEKTKGKYSGKIQAGTGKAKGAMDRLAHKDGTDPGDTGTGTGTGSGLGGEKGTPPASPPSDSPPPASPPPAS comes from the coding sequence ATGGGTTTCCTGGACAATGTGAAGGCCAAGATCAGCCCAGCCAAGGAGAAGGTCTCCGGCCTCGCGAAGCAGCACGGCGACACGGTCGAGCGCGGTCTCGACAAGGCGGCGAAGGTCGTCGACGAGAAGACCAAGGGCAAGTACAGCGGCAAGATCCAGGCCGGCACGGGCAAGGCCAAGGGCGCCATGGACCGTCTCGCGCACAAGGACGGCACGGACCCGGGTGACACGGGTACTGGTACTGGCACCGGCAGCGGCCTCGGCGGTGAGAAGGGCACGCCTCCGGCCTCGCCGCCGTCAGATTCGCCGCCGCCCGCCTCGCCCCCGCCGGCTTCCTGA
- the miaB gene encoding tRNA (N6-isopentenyl adenosine(37)-C2)-methylthiotransferase MiaB, translating to MSSSDRSQAVGVKTYEVRTYGCQMNVHDSERLSGLLEDAGYVRAPEGSDGDADVVVFNTCAVRENADNRLYGNLGRLAPRKASRPGMQIAVGGCLAQKDRDTIVKKAPWVDVVFGTHNIGKLPVLLERARVQEEAQVEIAESLEAFPSTLPTRRESAYAAWVSISVGCNNTCTFCIVPALRGKEKDRRPGDVLAEVEALVAEGVCEITLLGQNVNAYGSDIGDREAFSKLLRACGNIAGLERVRFTSPHPRDFTDDVISAMAETPNVMPQLHMPLQSGSDTVLKAMRRSYRQDRYLGIIEKVRAAIPHAAITTDIIVGFPGETEEDFEQTLHVVREARFAQAFTFQYSKRPGTPAATMDDQIPKEVVQARYERLVALQEEISWDENKKQVGRTLDLMVAEGEGRKDGATHRLSGRAPDNRLVHFTKPDQDVRPGDVVTVEITYAAPHHLLAEGAVLGVRRTRAGDAWEKRNAEQAAKPAGVLLGLPKIGVPAPLPVATGSGCGCD from the coding sequence ATGAGCAGCAGCGACCGGAGCCAGGCAGTGGGCGTGAAGACATACGAGGTGCGTACCTACGGGTGCCAGATGAACGTCCACGATTCCGAGCGATTGTCCGGGCTGCTCGAAGACGCCGGTTATGTACGAGCCCCCGAGGGGTCGGACGGCGACGCGGATGTCGTGGTCTTCAACACCTGCGCGGTGCGGGAGAACGCGGACAACCGGCTGTACGGCAACCTCGGCCGCCTCGCCCCGAGGAAGGCCTCACGACCCGGCATGCAGATCGCGGTCGGCGGTTGTCTGGCGCAGAAGGACCGCGACACCATCGTGAAGAAGGCACCCTGGGTGGACGTCGTCTTCGGCACGCACAACATCGGCAAGCTGCCGGTCCTGCTGGAGCGCGCCCGCGTCCAGGAGGAGGCGCAGGTCGAGATCGCCGAGTCCCTTGAGGCGTTCCCGTCCACTCTGCCGACGCGGCGCGAGAGCGCGTACGCCGCCTGGGTGTCGATCTCCGTCGGCTGCAACAACACCTGCACCTTCTGCATCGTCCCGGCCCTGCGCGGCAAGGAGAAGGACCGCCGCCCGGGAGACGTTCTCGCCGAGGTCGAGGCCCTGGTCGCCGAGGGCGTTTGTGAGATCACCCTGCTCGGCCAGAACGTCAACGCGTACGGCTCCGACATCGGTGACCGCGAGGCCTTCAGCAAGCTGCTGCGCGCCTGCGGGAACATCGCGGGCCTGGAGCGCGTCCGCTTCACCTCCCCGCACCCGCGCGACTTCACCGACGACGTCATCTCGGCCATGGCCGAAACGCCGAACGTGATGCCGCAGCTGCACATGCCCCTGCAGTCCGGTTCGGACACGGTCCTGAAGGCGATGCGCCGTTCCTACCGCCAGGACCGCTACCTGGGGATCATCGAGAAGGTCCGCGCCGCCATCCCGCACGCGGCGATCACCACCGACATCATCGTGGGCTTCCCCGGCGAGACCGAGGAGGACTTCGAGCAGACCCTGCACGTCGTGCGCGAGGCGCGGTTCGCGCAGGCGTTCACCTTCCAGTACTCCAAGCGGCCCGGCACTCCGGCCGCGACGATGGACGACCAGATTCCCAAGGAGGTCGTCCAGGCGCGCTACGAGCGCCTCGTCGCCCTCCAGGAGGAGATCTCCTGGGACGAGAACAAGAAGCAGGTCGGCCGCACCCTCGACCTCATGGTCGCCGAGGGTGAGGGCCGCAAGGACGGCGCCACCCACCGCCTCTCCGGCCGCGCCCCCGACAACCGTCTCGTGCACTTCACCAAGCCGGACCAGGACGTCCGCCCCGGTGACGTCGTCACGGTCGAGATCACGTACGCCGCTCCGCACCACCTCCTCGCCGAAGGCGCCGTCCTCGGCGTGCGTCGCACCCGCGCGGGCGACGCGTGGGAGAAGCGCAACGCGGAGCAGGCCGCGAAGCCGGCGGGTGTGCTGCTCGGCCTCCCGAAGATCGGGGTGCCGGCACCGCTGCCCGTCGCGACGGGCAGCGGCTGCGGCTGCGACTGA
- a CDS encoding HD domain-containing protein translates to MSAEATNPATPGPVVTSGPATADPALTTAPRRKARARIDLRRLGRAALLGPAARDRLPDAIGHVAEVHRAHHPDADLELLRRAYVLAESSHRGQMRKSGEPYITHPLAVTLILAELGAETTTLTASLLHDTVEDTDVTLDQVREQFGEEVRFLVDGVTKLEKVDYGAAAEPETFRKMLVATGNDVRVMSIKLADRLHNMRTLGVMRPEKQARIAKVTRDVLIPLAERLGVQALKTELEDLVFAILHPEEYAHTRELIVGNASRADDPLAETADEVRTVLRDAGIQAEVLIRPRHFVSVHRVARKRGRLRGADFGRLLVLVNEDADCYGVLGELHTCLTPVVSEFKDFIAVPKFNLYQSLHTAVARPRDGADSSGSAPGAGQVVEVLIRTHQMHKVAEAGVIALGNPYAPPSEEQTVAGDGERVDPTRPGWLSRLLDWQEAASDPDTFWSTLREDLAQDREITVFRPDGGTLGLPDGATCVDAAYAQYGEDAHACIGARVNGRLATLSTVLRDGDTVQLLMGQDPASEPSREWLEHAHTPAARIAIQRWIATHPVPAAAPGDKHASAVQASEAAFRPAADNLDPRNASRNAPRTTVERLAAQTDEPDPTGRPAADAVVDQPGASVRLAGCCTPVPPDEVTAFAVRGGAVTVHRVECAAVERMKLAGRAELGVRWGDTTECRVTLFAESFGRPHLLADLTEAMASEGAEIVSATVEPPSRQRVRHTYTVQLPDAAHLPALMRAMRNVPGVYDVSRAQPQALED, encoded by the coding sequence ATGAGTGCAGAGGCCACGAACCCTGCGACCCCGGGCCCGGTGGTGACATCGGGTCCGGCCACAGCGGATCCTGCCCTGACCACGGCGCCCCGCAGGAAGGCCCGGGCCCGGATCGACCTGCGCCGACTCGGCCGGGCCGCACTGCTCGGCCCCGCCGCCCGTGACCGGCTGCCGGATGCCATCGGCCATGTGGCCGAGGTGCATCGCGCCCATCATCCCGACGCCGACCTCGAACTCCTGCGCCGCGCCTACGTCCTGGCCGAGTCCTCGCACCGGGGCCAGATGCGCAAGAGCGGCGAGCCTTACATCACGCATCCGCTCGCGGTGACCCTGATCCTCGCCGAACTCGGCGCCGAGACCACCACCCTGACGGCGTCTCTGCTCCACGACACCGTCGAGGACACCGATGTGACGCTCGATCAGGTCCGCGAGCAGTTCGGCGAGGAGGTCCGCTTCCTCGTCGACGGCGTGACCAAGCTGGAGAAGGTCGACTACGGCGCCGCCGCCGAGCCCGAGACCTTCCGTAAGATGCTCGTCGCCACCGGCAACGACGTCCGCGTGATGTCGATCAAACTCGCGGACCGACTGCACAACATGCGCACCCTCGGTGTGATGCGTCCCGAGAAACAGGCCCGCATCGCCAAGGTCACCCGAGACGTCCTCATCCCGCTCGCCGAACGGCTCGGTGTCCAGGCCCTCAAGACCGAACTCGAGGACCTGGTCTTCGCGATCCTGCACCCCGAGGAGTACGCGCACACCCGGGAGCTGATCGTCGGCAACGCCTCCCGGGCGGACGACCCGCTCGCCGAGACGGCCGACGAGGTGCGGACGGTCCTGCGCGACGCAGGCATCCAGGCCGAAGTCCTCATCCGGCCACGGCACTTCGTCTCGGTGCACCGCGTGGCCCGCAAACGCGGCCGGCTGCGCGGTGCCGACTTCGGCCGCCTGCTCGTGCTGGTGAACGAGGACGCCGACTGTTACGGCGTCCTGGGTGAACTGCACACCTGCCTGACCCCCGTGGTCTCGGAGTTCAAGGACTTCATCGCCGTACCGAAGTTCAACCTGTACCAGTCACTGCACACCGCGGTGGCCCGCCCCCGGGACGGTGCGGACTCGTCCGGCAGCGCCCCGGGGGCCGGTCAGGTGGTCGAAGTCCTCATCCGTACCCACCAGATGCACAAGGTCGCCGAAGCCGGCGTCATCGCGCTCGGCAATCCCTACGCTCCTCCTTCGGAGGAGCAGACCGTCGCCGGAGACGGTGAGCGCGTCGACCCGACCCGGCCCGGCTGGCTCTCCCGCCTGCTCGACTGGCAGGAGGCCGCTTCCGACCCGGACACCTTCTGGTCCACGCTCCGCGAGGACCTCGCCCAGGACCGCGAGATCACCGTCTTCCGCCCCGACGGCGGCACCCTGGGACTGCCCGACGGCGCGACCTGTGTGGACGCCGCGTACGCGCAGTACGGCGAGGACGCGCACGCGTGCATCGGCGCCCGCGTGAACGGCCGCCTGGCGACCCTGAGCACGGTCCTGCGCGACGGTGACACCGTTCAGCTCCTCATGGGCCAGGACCCGGCCTCCGAGCCGTCCAGGGAGTGGCTGGAGCACGCCCACACGCCCGCCGCCCGGATCGCCATCCAGCGGTGGATCGCGACGCATCCGGTGCCCGCCGCGGCGCCGGGGGACAAGCACGCGTCGGCCGTCCAGGCCTCCGAGGCAGCCTTCAGGCCCGCCGCCGACAACCTCGACCCCCGGAACGCCTCCCGGAACGCCCCTCGGACCACCGTCGAGCGCCTGGCCGCGCAGACTGACGAGCCGGACCCGACCGGCCGCCCCGCCGCGGACGCGGTCGTCGACCAGCCGGGCGCGAGCGTACGCCTCGCCGGTTGTTGTACGCCCGTACCACCCGACGAGGTGACCGCCTTCGCCGTGCGCGGGGGCGCGGTGACCGTCCACCGCGTGGAGTGCGCGGCTGTGGAGCGCATGAAGCTCGCGGGGCGCGCGGAGCTCGGCGTGCGCTGGGGGGACACCACCGAGTGCCGGGTCACCCTGTTCGCTGAATCGTTCGGCCGCCCGCATCTGCTCGCGGACCTCACCGAAGCGATGGCTTCGGAGGGCGCGGAGATCGTCTCGGCGACCGTCGAACCCCCGAGCCGCCAGCGCGTCCGCCACACCTACACCGTCCAGCTTCCGGATGCGGCCCACCTGCCGGCCCTGATGCGCGCCATGCGCAACGTGCCCGGCGTCTACGACGTGAGCCGGGCACAGCCCCAGGCGCTGGAGGACTGA